A part of Flavobacteriales bacterium genomic DNA contains:
- a CDS encoding isoprenyl transferase, whose translation MSLIEQIHNDNLPEHVAIIMDGNGRWAKSKGKNRIFGHKNGVLAVRDTVECAAEIGIKYLTLYAFSTENWNRPKLEINALMQLLVQTIHKETKTLTKNDIRLQAIGDIEGLPASCRKELHEAIEKTKEGQRMTLVLALSYSARWEIVRAATKLAEEFKNNSKSISDITANDFEKYLCTKDIPDPELLIRTSGEHRISNFLLWQIAYSELYFTDVMWPDFRRQHFCEAILDYQSRERRFGMTSEQLST comes from the coding sequence ATGAGCCTGATTGAGCAAATACATAATGATAATCTACCGGAGCATGTCGCCATCATTATGGATGGTAACGGAAGATGGGCTAAAAGTAAAGGGAAGAACCGTATTTTCGGTCACAAGAACGGTGTACTAGCGGTAAGAGATACTGTTGAATGTGCCGCAGAAATAGGCATTAAGTATCTCACCTTGTATGCATTCAGTACAGAAAACTGGAACCGACCCAAGCTAGAGATCAATGCGCTGATGCAGTTGTTGGTGCAAACGATCCACAAAGAAACCAAAACACTGACCAAGAACGATATCCGGTTGCAAGCTATTGGGGATATTGAGGGCCTTCCTGCCAGTTGTCGAAAGGAATTACACGAGGCCATCGAGAAAACCAAAGAAGGCCAACGGATGACATTGGTGCTGGCACTTAGCTACAGTGCCCGATGGGAAATAGTACGTGCTGCGACAAAATTGGCAGAAGAATTCAAAAACAACAGCAAATCCATCAGTGACATCACTGCCAACGATTTTGAAAAGTACCTTTGCACCAAAGATATACCGGACCCCGAATTGCTCATCCGAACCAGCGGAGAACATCGCATAAGTAACTTTTTGCTATGGCAAATCGCCTATTCAGAGTTGTATTTTACGGATGTGATGTGGCCTGATTTCAGGCGACAGCATTTTTGCGAAGCCATACTGGATTACCAATCCAGAGAAAGAAGGTTTGGTATGACCAGTGAACAATTATCCACCTGA
- a CDS encoding outer membrane beta-barrel protein — translation MAAMTCCDQLTAQTVVKNKNSELGLFLGGSYYLGDINPGAHFKMTSPALGLLFRRNFNPHFAFRFNALYGRLQGDDANSSDDNQKERNLSFRSSILEFSGQLEFNFFPYEIGKQNQSFTPYVFVGLGALKHNPKAELDGTWYELQPLGTEGQETIAYSERNRYKLLQLSLPFGLGIKWNLTPRIGMALEWGMRKTFTDYLDDVSMTYADPLVLNAENGSNSATLANRSLSGEDKTGRQRGNSNNKDWYNFTGIMINFKIGGAKEVCPAYRDL, via the coding sequence ATGGCAGCGATGACTTGTTGTGATCAGCTGACGGCCCAAACTGTGGTCAAAAACAAGAATTCCGAACTGGGCTTGTTTTTAGGAGGAAGTTATTATTTAGGCGACATCAATCCCGGCGCCCACTTCAAAATGACCAGTCCCGCTTTAGGACTGCTTTTCCGACGAAATTTCAATCCACACTTTGCATTCCGATTCAATGCACTATACGGTCGGTTACAAGGTGATGATGCCAACTCATCAGATGACAATCAAAAAGAACGGAACCTTTCTTTCCGATCTTCTATTCTGGAATTCTCGGGACAATTGGAGTTTAATTTTTTTCCTTACGAAATTGGCAAACAGAATCAATCCTTTACCCCTTACGTTTTTGTTGGACTTGGAGCCCTGAAACACAACCCCAAAGCTGAGTTGGATGGTACCTGGTACGAATTACAACCTCTAGGCACAGAAGGACAGGAAACGATCGCCTACTCAGAACGAAATCGCTATAAACTGCTACAATTATCTCTGCCCTTCGGCCTCGGTATCAAATGGAATCTTACACCTCGCATTGGCATGGCCCTGGAATGGGGAATGCGGAAGACCTTCACCGACTACCTGGACGATGTTAGTATGACTTATGCCGATCCGTTAGTTCTTAACGCCGAAAACGGATCAAATTCAGCCACACTGGCAAACCGGAGTTTGTCGGGCGAAGACAAAACAGGAAGACAACGAGGTAATTCCAATAACAAAGATTGGTATAACTTTACCGGAATAATGATAAACTTTAAGATCGGTGGCGCCAAGGAAGTTTGTCCTGCCTACCGGGATTTGTAA